In Enoplosus armatus isolate fEnoArm2 chromosome 2, fEnoArm2.hap1, whole genome shotgun sequence, one DNA window encodes the following:
- the LOC139302736 gene encoding E3 ubiquitin/ISG15 ligase TRIM25-like gives MAQANISVTESQFRCPVCLDILKDPVSTPCGHTYCMSCINNYWDQADSGQFSCPQCRETFSPRPVLRRNTVLAEVVDKLKLSEMVTAPELYLGGFGEVPCDFCPVESKLRAVKSCLVCLASFCELHLLPHREVGTLRRHKLVAAVECLAERLCAQHRLGLEPAGGGSEAEAAVEWSGDCLLCEADQEEVHNLDAQRARRQLQLQESQRTVQGRTRSGERELEEFQQSLESLKVSASAVLEDSEALFADMALRLEKTKAEVRARLEAKERAVVGRAERDMEVLEKDLEELRRRDEEISQLLQTEDNAHFIQAAPLLCVPLTTGRHSRALSPPTEAFSGARRVLCHLRSRMEEVCREEVDKISRAVNENYVSGGECVKGGRNLRAENSKPQQIQATLSAGQHTAGAVPVSFPLSSLSLHPADQRMRAVFLRFSCRLSLDPDTAHPTLVLLEGPQGAHCGEEPQSYPPHPQRFDSVAQVLCREGQFGGANYWEVEWRGGGWVDIGVTYRGIGRKGGGKPCLLGRNENSWRLRCTHAGYAAWHDNRKTTVAAPPCPRIGVFLERQKGALSFYSVSDTVVLLHTFRCPFSQPLYPAFRLDLDSTLLICPHEGGNGNPT, from the exons ATGGCCCAGGCGAACATCTCGGTGACGGAGAGCCAGTTCAGGTGTCCCGTGTGCCTGGACATCCTGAAGGACCCGGTGTCCACCCCCTGCGGACACACCTACTGCATGTCGTGCATCAACAACTACTGGGACCAGGCGGATTCGGGCCAGTTCAGCTGCCCCCAGTGCCGGGAGACGTTCAGCCCCCGGCCGGTGCTGCGGAGGAACACGGTGCTCGCCGAGGTCGTCGACAAACTCAAGCTGAGCGAGATGGTCACGGCGCCGGAGCTTTACCTGGGGGGGTTCGGAGAAGTGCCGTGCGACTTCTGCCCGGTGGAGAGCAAGCTGAGGGCGGTCAAGTCGTGCCTGGTTTGTCTGGCGTCCTTCTGCGAGCTCCACCTCCTGCCGCACCGGGAAGTCGGCACGCTGCGGCGGCACAAGCTGGTGGCCGCGGTGGAGTGTCTGGCGGAGCGGCTGTGCGCCCAGCACCGCCTGGGGTTGGAGCCCGCTGGGGGCGGCTCCGAGGCGGAGGCCGCGGTGGAGTGGAGCGGGGACTGCCTGCTGTGCGAGGCGGACCAGGAGGAAGTGCACAATCTGGACGCCCAGAGAGCCAGGAGACAG CTTCAGCTCCAGGAGTCTCAGAGGACAGTTCAGGGGAGGACAcggagcggagagagagagttggaggAGTTTCAGCAAAGCTTGGAGTCCCTcaag gtgtcaGCGTCGGCTGTTTTGGAGGACAGTGAAGCTCTGTTTGCAGACATGGCACTCCGCCTGGAGAAAACCAAGGCAGAG GTTCGAGCAAGGCTGGAGGCGAAGGAGCGAGCGGTGGTGGGGAGGGCCGAGCGAGACATGGAGGTGCTGGAGAAAGacctggaggagctgaggaggagagacgaggagaTCAGTCAGCTCCTGCAAACTGAAGACAACGCCCATTTCAtacag GCGGCTCCCCTGCTATGCGTCCCTCTCACCACCGGTCGGCACTCCAGAGCCCTCAGCCCGCCCACAGAGGCCTTCAGCGGCGCCAGGAGAGTGCTGTGCCACCTCCGCAGCCGCATGGAGGAGGTctgcagggaggaggtggaCAAGATCAGCCGCGCAG TTAATGAGAACTACGTGTCTGGTGGAGAGTGTGTAAAAG gtggcagaaatctcagagcgGAGAACTCCAAACCGCAGCAAATACAAGCAACACTATCAGCAGGGCAACATACCGCTGGGG CAGTGCCGGTGTCgttccctctgtcctctttgtctctgcacCCGGCTGATCAGAGGATGAGGGCGGTATTCCTCAGGT TTTCATGTCGTCTGTCCTTGGACCCTGATACAGCCCACCCTACTCTGGTTCTCCTGGAGGGGCCCCAGGGTGCCCACTGTGGCGAGGAGCCCCAATCCTACCCCCCTCACCCCCAGCGCTTTGATTCAGTGGCCCAGGTCCTGTGCAGGGAGGGCCAGTTTGGTGGTGCCAactactgggaggtggagtggaggggCGGGGGATGGGTCGACATCGGCGTCACCTACCGAGGTATCGGACGCAAAGGTGGAGGAAAACCCTGCCTGCTGGGGCGCAACGAGAACTCTTGGCGGCTGAGGTGTACACACGCTGGGTATGCTGCCTGGCACGACAACCGCAAGACCACGGTGGCTGCACCGCCCTGCCCCAGAATCGGCGTGTTCCTGGAGCGCCAGAAAGGAGCGCTGTCCTTCTACAGCGTGTCGGACACAGTGGTGCTCCTGCACACCTTTCGGTGCCCGTTCTCTCAGCCGCTGTACCCGGCCTTCCGCCTGGACCTGGACTCCACCTTGCTCATCTGCCCCCATGAGGGAGGCAATGGAAACCCAACCTAA